A single region of the Microbulbifer sp. MKSA007 genome encodes:
- the ahcY gene encoding adenosylhomocysteinase has translation MNQMSTEFKDYKIADISLAEWGRREIEIAEGEMPALMTLREKYRAEQPLAGARIMGCIHMTIQTAVLIETLVALGAEVRWSSCNIFSTQDHAAAAIAARGIPVFAWKGETEEEYEWCLERTIGADVAGWQPNIILDDGGDLTELLHREYPQLLDACHGVSEETTTGVHRLQDMLREGTLKIPAINVNDAVTKSKNDNKYGCRHSLNDAIKRATDHLLSGKRALVIGYGDVGKGSAASLRQEGMIVRVSEVDPICAMQACMDGFELVSPYIDGVNTGTAEGINKQLLANTDLIVTTTGNVNVCDAHMLSALKSGAVVCNIGHFDNEIDTAFMRENWEWQEVKPQVHKVVRNSETNDHLLLLSEGRLVNLGNATGHPSRIMDGSFANQVLAQIHLFKEKFADLPADQKTSALYVKVLPKHLDEEVARYMVEGFSGVITRMTEQQANYIGVSVEGPFKPESYKY, from the coding sequence ATGAATCAAATGAGCACTGAATTTAAAGATTACAAAATCGCGGACATTTCCCTGGCCGAGTGGGGGCGCCGTGAAATTGAAATTGCAGAAGGTGAAATGCCGGCACTGATGACCCTGCGTGAGAAATACCGCGCAGAGCAGCCGCTGGCGGGTGCCCGTATCATGGGCTGTATCCACATGACAATCCAGACTGCAGTGCTGATCGAAACTCTGGTCGCGCTGGGCGCTGAAGTTCGCTGGTCCTCTTGTAATATTTTCTCCACCCAGGACCACGCTGCTGCTGCCATTGCTGCGCGCGGAATCCCCGTATTTGCGTGGAAAGGTGAAACTGAAGAAGAGTATGAGTGGTGCCTTGAGCGCACTATTGGTGCCGATGTTGCCGGCTGGCAACCCAATATTATTTTGGATGACGGTGGCGACCTCACTGAGTTGCTGCACCGCGAATACCCGCAACTTCTCGATGCTTGCCACGGTGTGAGTGAAGAGACCACCACTGGCGTACACCGCCTGCAGGATATGCTGCGCGAAGGCACCTTGAAGATTCCTGCGATCAACGTCAATGACGCTGTGACCAAGAGCAAGAACGACAACAAATATGGCTGTCGCCACAGTCTCAACGACGCCATCAAGCGCGCCACTGACCACTTGCTCTCTGGTAAGCGAGCGCTGGTTATTGGTTACGGCGACGTAGGTAAAGGTTCCGCAGCATCCCTGCGCCAGGAAGGCATGATCGTACGGGTTTCTGAAGTGGACCCGATCTGTGCAATGCAGGCTTGTATGGACGGCTTTGAGCTGGTTTCCCCCTACATCGACGGCGTTAATACCGGTACCGCTGAGGGGATTAACAAGCAGCTGCTGGCCAATACAGACCTGATTGTTACTACAACTGGCAACGTAAACGTTTGCGATGCCCACATGCTTTCCGCCCTGAAGAGTGGTGCGGTGGTTTGTAATATTGGTCACTTCGATAATGAAATCGACACCGCCTTTATGCGTGAAAACTGGGAGTGGCAGGAAGTTAAGCCTCAGGTACATAAGGTGGTTCGCAATAGCGAAACCAATGATCACTTGCTGCTGCTGTCTGAAGGCCGCCTGGTAAACCTTGGCAACGCTACTGGCCATCCGAGTCGCATCATGGATGGCTCTTTTGCCAACCAGGTTCTCGCCCAGATCCATTTGTTCAAAGAAAAGTTTGCCGACTTACCGGCAGATCAAAAAACTTCAGCGCTGTATGTAAAAGTACTGCCCAAGCACCTGGATGAAGAAGTTGCACGCTATATGGTTGAGGGTTTTAGTGGTGTTATTACCCGTATGACCGAGCAACAAGCTAACTATATCGGTGTTTCAGTTGAAGGTCCGTTCAAACCTGAAAGTTATAAGTACTAA
- the metK gene encoding methionine adenosyltransferase: MSEYRLFTSESVSEGHPDKIADQISDAVLDALLARDKQARVACETLVKTGIAVIAGEISTSAWVDLEELVRKVITDIGYTSSDVGYDGETCGVINVIGKQSVDIAQGVDRAKPEDQGAGDQGLMFGYATNETPTFMPAPIYYSHRLVERQAEVRKSGLLPWLRPDAKSQLTFRYDEQGRPCAIDAVVLSTQHNPDVSQKDLRDAVMELIVHNTLPLEWLHKDTKFHINPTGNFVIGGPVGDCGLTGRKIIVDTYGGSARHGGGAFSGKDPSKVDRSAAYAGRYVAKNIVAAGLAKRCEIQVSYAIGVAEPTSVAINTFGTGLVAEDKLVELVRENFDLRPYAISKSLDLLHPMYQLTAAYGHFGRDPFTHTYNWIDSNGQERSESFTAFPWEKTDKADALRSQAGL; the protein is encoded by the coding sequence ATGAGTGAATACAGACTGTTTACCTCAGAATCCGTATCTGAGGGGCACCCGGATAAAATTGCCGACCAGATTTCCGATGCTGTATTGGATGCTCTACTGGCCCGTGACAAGCAGGCGCGGGTTGCCTGTGAAACCCTGGTGAAAACCGGTATTGCTGTTATTGCCGGTGAGATTTCCACCTCTGCCTGGGTAGACCTGGAAGAGCTGGTGCGTAAAGTTATCACCGATATCGGCTACACCTCCTCTGACGTGGGTTATGACGGTGAGACCTGTGGTGTTATCAATGTGATCGGTAAACAATCTGTGGATATCGCACAGGGTGTAGACCGCGCTAAGCCGGAAGACCAGGGTGCTGGGGACCAGGGGTTAATGTTTGGTTATGCGACCAACGAAACCCCCACCTTTATGCCTGCGCCGATCTACTATTCCCACCGTCTGGTTGAGCGCCAGGCTGAAGTGCGTAAATCCGGTCTGCTCCCTTGGTTGCGTCCTGATGCAAAAAGCCAGCTGACCTTCCGTTACGACGAACAGGGCCGCCCCTGCGCGATTGATGCGGTTGTTCTTTCAACCCAGCACAACCCGGATGTCAGCCAAAAAGATCTGCGCGATGCAGTGATGGAGCTGATTGTTCACAACACCTTGCCGCTGGAATGGCTGCATAAAGACACCAAGTTCCATATCAACCCGACGGGTAACTTTGTTATTGGCGGGCCAGTTGGGGACTGCGGTCTCACCGGGCGCAAGATTATCGTCGATACTTACGGTGGCTCCGCTCGCCATGGCGGCGGTGCGTTTTCCGGTAAGGACCCCTCCAAGGTTGACCGCTCTGCCGCTTACGCAGGTCGCTATGTGGCTAAGAACATTGTCGCTGCAGGCTTGGCCAAGCGCTGTGAGATTCAGGTTTCCTACGCCATCGGTGTCGCCGAGCCGACTTCCGTAGCAATTAATACTTTTGGAACCGGTTTGGTAGCAGAGGATAAGCTGGTAGAGCTGGTGCGCGAAAACTTTGACCTGCGCCCTTACGCCATCTCCAAATCCCTCGACCTGCTGCACCCGATGTATCAGTTGACCGCAGCTTATGGTCACTTTGGTCGCGATCCGTTTACCCACACTTACAATTGGATTGACAGCAATGGCCAGGAACGCAGTGAGAGCTTTACTGCTTTCCCATGGGAAAAAACCGACAAGGCGGATGCGCTTCGCTCCCAAGCCGGCCTCTAA
- a CDS encoding metalloregulator ArsR/SmtB family transcription factor, with amino-acid sequence MSENEPAPELSPAEAIPQLALTLKAAGDPLRLEILRLLSQDSYSVLELCRIFDLRQPALSHHLKVLAQAGLVNKHREGNNLFYRRTAATPLLAQLFTNLDHLPLADVRVQAVSRISEERAEASRRFFADYGNRFREQQELIASYDVYGPQVAQLLKPGRHALEVGPGEGEFLQELAQRFATVTALDLSSAMLERAQSFADEQGIKNIEFVCSDTRAAAARPASADTIVVNMVLHHTPDPAQIFHDLHGALKKGGQLLIAELQEHSQDWAREACGDLWLGFAPEQLSDWAATAGLQDGRSIYSALRNGFQIQIREFIKP; translated from the coding sequence ATGTCTGAAAATGAGCCAGCACCCGAACTGAGCCCAGCCGAGGCAATTCCTCAGCTGGCCTTGACCCTGAAAGCCGCCGGAGATCCCCTGCGGCTCGAAATTTTGCGCCTGCTTAGCCAGGATTCTTACAGTGTGTTAGAGCTGTGCCGAATCTTTGATTTGCGCCAACCGGCCCTGAGTCATCACTTGAAAGTGCTCGCTCAGGCAGGTCTGGTAAACAAGCACCGCGAAGGTAATAACCTTTTCTACCGGCGCACTGCAGCTACTCCACTGCTGGCACAGCTATTTACAAACCTGGATCATTTGCCTCTGGCCGATGTGCGGGTGCAGGCGGTATCCCGGATTTCTGAGGAGAGAGCGGAAGCATCGCGACGTTTCTTTGCCGATTACGGCAACCGCTTTCGCGAGCAGCAGGAATTGATCGCCAGCTATGACGTATACGGACCACAAGTGGCTCAGCTGCTCAAACCTGGTCGCCATGCCTTGGAAGTTGGGCCTGGAGAAGGTGAATTTCTACAGGAGTTGGCTCAGCGTTTCGCGACAGTGACAGCACTGGATCTGTCTTCTGCAATGTTGGAGCGGGCCCAATCTTTTGCCGATGAACAGGGTATTAAAAATATCGAGTTTGTCTGTAGCGATACTCGCGCTGCTGCGGCACGGCCGGCCAGTGCCGATACCATCGTGGTGAACATGGTGCTGCACCACACTCCTGACCCGGCACAGATATTTCACGATTTGCACGGCGCCCTAAAAAAGGGCGGGCAGCTTTTAATTGCAGAATTGCAAGAACACAGCCAGGACTGGGCCAGAGAGGCCTGCGGAGATTTATGGCTGGGCTTTGCTCCAGAGCAGTTGAGTGACTGGGCCGCGACTGCCGGCTTGCAAGATGGGCGCAGTATTTATAGCGCCCTGCGCAATGGCTTTCAGATCCAGATAAGAGAGTTTATTAAGCCCTGA